One Amorphoplanes digitatis genomic window carries:
- a CDS encoding CBS domain-containing protein, which yields MARTAVADVMTRQIVYLPGGTMLDEAAQVMRDQEIGDVVVTDGPTLSGIVTDRDIVVRAVAAGLQAAATTLASIASRELIMIDQFATVEEAVQAMRDRGIRRLLVCDADRNLVGILSLSDVALLPTSESGRANAT from the coding sequence ATGGCGAGGACAGCGGTCGCTGACGTGATGACCCGGCAGATCGTCTACCTGCCCGGCGGCACGATGCTGGACGAGGCCGCGCAGGTGATGCGCGACCAGGAGATCGGCGACGTCGTGGTCACCGACGGCCCCACCCTCTCCGGCATCGTGACCGACCGCGACATCGTGGTGCGGGCGGTCGCCGCCGGCCTGCAGGCGGCGGCGACGACGCTGGCGTCGATCGCCTCCCGCGAGCTGATCATGATCGACCAGTTCGCCACAGTGGAGGAGGCGGTGCAGGCGATGCGCGACCGCGGCATCCGCCGGCTACTGGTGTGCGACGCGGATCGCAACCTCGTCGGCATCCTCAGCCTGAGTGACGTTGCCCTCCTGCCGACCTCGGAGTCGGGACGGGCGAACGCGACGTAG
- a CDS encoding SufE family protein: MSDMPPKLAEIVDDFASAPRDVVLEMLLEFSDAVPPLPDELKGHEGMEQVPECQTQFFLRAEVRPDDTVQTWFDCPLEAPTTRAFAGILAEGLEGASAGAILAVPDDLYNRMGLATAISPLRIRGGTAILGRLKRQIREQEDAKP; this comes from the coding sequence GTGAGCGACATGCCGCCCAAGCTGGCCGAGATCGTCGACGACTTCGCCTCCGCGCCGCGCGACGTCGTGCTGGAGATGCTGCTCGAGTTCTCCGACGCCGTGCCACCCCTGCCCGACGAGCTCAAGGGCCACGAGGGCATGGAGCAGGTGCCGGAGTGCCAGACGCAGTTCTTCCTGCGCGCCGAGGTGCGGCCGGACGACACGGTGCAGACCTGGTTCGACTGCCCGCTCGAGGCGCCGACGACCCGCGCGTTCGCCGGCATCCTCGCCGAGGGGCTCGAAGGCGCGTCGGCCGGCGCGATCCTGGCCGTGCCCGACGACCTCTACAACCGGATGGGCCTGGCAACAGCGATCAGCCCGCTGCGCATCCGCGGCGGCACCGCGATCCTCGGCAGGCTCAAGCGCCAGATCCGTGAGCAGGAGGACGCGAAGCCGTGA
- a CDS encoding DsbA family oxidoreductase → MNVEVWSDVICPWCYIGKRRLETALRDFGGDATMTFRAYQLDPAPIPHPVPIRQALEAKFGGREQADRMFAHVTAIAAADGLTMNFDKAIAANTFDAHRLIAWAATQELQLSMIEALQRAHFTDGVDLGSHTELARLADSIGLDGQAAHAYLATPAGTDAVNADLAEARQLGITSVPTFVVDRKFAIQGAQEPAVLRTAFDEIARREAVDTPR, encoded by the coding sequence GTGAACGTCGAGGTCTGGTCCGACGTCATCTGCCCGTGGTGCTACATCGGCAAGCGCCGCCTGGAGACCGCGCTGCGGGACTTCGGCGGCGACGCGACGATGACCTTCCGGGCGTACCAGCTCGATCCCGCACCGATACCGCACCCGGTGCCGATCAGGCAGGCCCTTGAGGCGAAGTTCGGCGGCCGGGAGCAGGCCGACCGGATGTTCGCCCACGTCACCGCGATCGCCGCGGCGGACGGGCTGACCATGAACTTCGACAAGGCGATCGCCGCCAACACCTTCGACGCCCATCGCCTGATCGCCTGGGCCGCCACCCAGGAGCTACAGCTCAGCATGATCGAGGCGCTGCAACGGGCGCACTTCACCGACGGCGTCGACCTGGGCTCGCACACCGAACTGGCCCGGCTCGCCGACTCGATCGGCCTCGACGGGCAGGCCGCGCACGCCTACCTGGCGACCCCCGCCGGCACCGACGCCGTGAACGCCGACCTGGCCGAGGCGCGCCAGCTCGGCATCACCAGCGTGCCGACGTTCGTGGTCGACCGGAAGTTCGCGATTCAGGGCGCACAGGAGCCGGCCGTGCTGCGCACCGCCTTCGACGAGATCGCCCGCCGAGAGGCCGTCGACACCCCTCGATGA
- a CDS encoding GNAT family N-acetyltransferase, whose product MNDIRPTRYDDLTVIQQIELAAGELFHDVGMSDIAEHPVPTTEALAEFVRAGRSWVVVDETDTPIAFVLVMSVDGLAHIEQISVRPEHARRGVGRRLIDHVDAWAAGQGIGALTLTTFRGVPWNGPYYERIGFVTLEPGERGPELTRLMAEEAAHGLDPAQRIAMRRDNRARR is encoded by the coding sequence GTGAACGACATCCGGCCCACCCGGTACGACGATCTGACCGTCATCCAGCAGATCGAGCTGGCGGCCGGCGAGCTCTTCCACGACGTCGGGATGTCGGACATCGCCGAGCATCCGGTACCCACCACCGAGGCCCTTGCCGAGTTCGTGCGGGCCGGGCGCAGCTGGGTCGTCGTCGACGAGACGGACACTCCGATCGCGTTCGTCCTGGTCATGTCGGTCGACGGGCTTGCGCACATCGAGCAGATCAGCGTGCGGCCCGAGCACGCGCGCCGCGGCGTCGGCCGCAGGCTGATCGACCACGTCGACGCGTGGGCGGCCGGGCAGGGAATCGGCGCGCTGACCCTGACCACGTTCCGGGGCGTGCCGTGGAACGGGCCGTACTACGAGCGGATCGGCTTTGTCACGCTAGAGCCCGGTGAGCGCGGGCCCGAGCTGACGCGGCTGATGGCCGAGGAGGCCGCGCACGGGCTGGACCCCGCGCAGCGGATCGCCATGCGGCGGGACAATCGCGCCCGTCGATGA
- a CDS encoding YbaK/EbsC family protein, which translates to MSGVLGTLKLEPATSRPDLLAAPVTAALEAWPTPALTDRDQVMVAPIDPGLADTAAFCDAYGVRLEESANCVIVAGRRGEVTRYAACVILATTRADVNGIVRRLLDSRKASFAPMDDAVRLTGMEYGGITPIGVPSSWPVLVDARVVATPHVIIGSGVRHSKIAIPGAALAALPGAEVIEGLAREVGAEA; encoded by the coding sequence ATGTCGGGCGTGCTCGGAACCCTGAAGCTCGAACCCGCGACCTCTCGCCCCGATCTGCTCGCCGCGCCGGTCACGGCGGCTCTCGAGGCGTGGCCCACTCCCGCGCTGACCGATCGCGATCAGGTGATGGTCGCGCCGATCGACCCCGGCCTGGCCGACACGGCCGCCTTCTGCGACGCGTACGGCGTGCGCCTCGAGGAGTCGGCGAACTGCGTGATCGTCGCCGGGCGCCGCGGCGAGGTCACCAGGTACGCGGCCTGCGTCATCCTGGCGACGACCCGCGCCGACGTGAACGGGATCGTGCGCCGCCTCCTCGACTCCCGGAAGGCCAGCTTCGCGCCCATGGACGACGCGGTACGGCTGACCGGCATGGAGTACGGCGGAATCACCCCGATCGGAGTCCCGTCGTCGTGGCCCGTGCTCGTCGACGCCCGGGTGGTCGCGACGCCGCACGTGATCATCGGGTCCGGGGTCCGGCACAGCAAGATCGCCATCCCGGGTGCGGCGCTGGCCGCGCTGCCGGGCGCCGAGGTCATCGAGGGCCTGGCCCGCGAGGTCGGCGCCGAGGCGTGA
- a CDS encoding GNAT family N-acetyltransferase, which produces MISARRATAADAAELVRLRGVMIAAMQGREPDDGPWREYAQGTLERRLAEAEPTLAAFVVTQPDTPGRLAACAVGTVEARLGGPGNPSGLTGYVFNVATDPAHRRLGYSRSCTTALLNWYRSQGIVTVDLRATPAAEPLYRSLGFVRTPDPAMRLHLPGTA; this is translated from the coding sequence ATGATCAGCGCCCGTAGAGCCACCGCAGCCGACGCTGCGGAACTGGTCCGGCTTCGCGGCGTGATGATCGCTGCGATGCAGGGCCGCGAGCCCGATGACGGTCCATGGCGCGAGTACGCACAGGGAACCCTGGAAAGACGGCTGGCCGAGGCCGAACCGACCCTCGCGGCCTTTGTCGTCACACAGCCGGACACCCCGGGCAGGCTCGCCGCCTGCGCGGTCGGCACCGTGGAGGCGCGCCTCGGCGGGCCGGGCAACCCCAGCGGCCTGACCGGCTACGTCTTCAACGTCGCCACCGACCCCGCCCACCGCCGCCTCGGCTACTCCCGGAGCTGCACCACGGCCCTGCTGAACTGGTACCGGAGCCAGGGCATCGTCACCGTCGATCTGCGCGCCACGCCAGCGGCGGAACCGCTCTACCGATCGCTCGGTTTCGTCCGCACGCCGGATCCGGCCATGCGCCTCCACCTGCCCGGTACCGCCTGA
- a CDS encoding NUDIX domain-containing protein, with the protein MSGRKRAAAIIVRDGRVLMVHERSLRDGNREWWTLPGGGIDPGETPEDAVRREVLEEVGLVVKEARFVLDTPYPSGMTSVFAVTVADGEPQLGPHVGGPLPVGLAWVPLPEVSPDGPGIPIPPMIFALPQVEG; encoded by the coding sequence GTGAGTGGACGGAAGCGAGCCGCGGCCATCATCGTGCGGGACGGCCGGGTATTGATGGTGCACGAGCGGAGCCTGCGCGACGGCAACCGTGAATGGTGGACGCTGCCCGGCGGCGGTATCGACCCTGGCGAGACGCCGGAGGACGCGGTCCGGCGCGAGGTGCTCGAGGAGGTCGGCCTGGTGGTGAAGGAGGCCCGCTTCGTGCTGGACACCCCGTACCCGTCGGGGATGACCTCGGTGTTCGCGGTGACGGTGGCCGACGGGGAGCCGCAGCTCGGGCCGCACGTCGGCGGGCCGCTGCCGGTCGGCCTCGCCTGGGTGCCGCTGCCCGAGGTGAGCCCGGACGGGCCGGGCATCCCGATCCCACCGATGATCTTCGCGTTGCCGCAGGTCGAGGGCTGA
- a CDS encoding helix-turn-helix domain-containing protein has translation MRNRELLTTGEAAVLLRSSRAHVADLCLRGLLPYVTIERQRRIRRSDVEALIRPKMNREQQEKLWLHRAVAGRLVRDPRAVMAAAEINLRRLRRMHPEGRAWEWLDRWDAVLDEGVEAVLEALTSSAAFAVDLRETSPFAGILPEKERVAVLAALADSRRDRARPMRPESFERVLRSV, from the coding sequence ATGCGCAACCGAGAGCTGCTGACGACCGGCGAGGCCGCTGTGTTGTTGCGCTCGTCGCGGGCGCATGTCGCCGATCTCTGTCTGCGCGGGCTACTTCCGTACGTGACGATCGAACGGCAGCGGCGCATCCGGCGCAGCGACGTCGAGGCGCTGATCCGTCCGAAAATGAACAGGGAGCAGCAGGAGAAGCTGTGGCTGCACCGAGCGGTCGCGGGCCGGCTGGTCCGGGACCCGCGCGCGGTGATGGCGGCGGCCGAGATCAACCTGCGGCGACTGCGGCGGATGCATCCGGAGGGCCGGGCCTGGGAGTGGCTCGACCGTTGGGATGCTGTGCTCGACGAGGGGGTCGAGGCGGTGCTGGAGGCGCTCACGTCGTCCGCCGCCTTCGCGGTTGATCTACGGGAGACCTCGCCGTTCGCGGGGATTCTTCCGGAGAAGGAGCGCGTGGCGGTGTTGGCTGCACTCGCTGACAGCCGGCGCGACCGCGCGCGCCCGATGCGCCCGGAAAGTTTCGAGCGGGTGCTGCGCAGCGTCTAG
- a CDS encoding winged helix DNA-binding domain-containing protein, with translation MRLTWDDVSSRRLARHHLTDGDRAGDPAAAAAGALGIHAQVMSAAEVSIGIRTGGVTRAGVRDALWAAASEPPAAECSLIKSRGPRGTVHLLAAADLPMWTGALQAVPAGASPFAPGVRMTGTQTDQVVAAISDAVAVADAPLTVDELTAAIVVRAGPWAGERVMPAFQDLWPRWRQAEAAAMNRGAMCFGPDRARRATYMSPARRIAGFRPAPVDEALATLVTRYLRTYGPATPAHFARWLGASPAWAAGLFTRFAGLIEPVDFDGVEAWVALGDTTFEGRRYGGLRLLPYFDAYLIGCSPRATLFPGRAGERALTNGQAGNVPALLVDGVVAGVWHQRRSGRRIAVTVEPFVPLGARLLRLLDAEVDRIAEILEGRAELTVGPVTVGPHA, from the coding sequence GTGCGGTTGACCTGGGATGACGTGTCCAGTCGGCGGCTGGCGCGGCATCACCTCACGGACGGCGACCGGGCTGGCGATCCGGCCGCGGCCGCTGCTGGCGCGCTCGGGATCCATGCGCAGGTCATGTCCGCGGCCGAGGTGTCGATCGGGATCCGGACCGGCGGCGTGACCCGCGCCGGCGTCCGCGACGCGCTCTGGGCGGCGGCATCCGAGCCGCCTGCCGCCGAATGTTCATTGATCAAGTCGCGGGGTCCACGTGGGACGGTGCATCTGCTGGCCGCAGCGGATCTCCCGATGTGGACGGGGGCGCTCCAGGCCGTGCCGGCCGGCGCGAGCCCGTTCGCGCCCGGGGTGCGGATGACCGGAACGCAGACGGACCAGGTCGTTGCCGCGATCTCCGACGCTGTCGCGGTGGCGGACGCCCCGTTGACCGTCGATGAGTTGACCGCGGCGATCGTGGTGCGTGCCGGGCCCTGGGCCGGAGAGCGCGTCATGCCGGCATTTCAGGATCTGTGGCCGCGCTGGCGGCAGGCGGAGGCCGCGGCGATGAACCGCGGCGCCATGTGTTTCGGGCCGGACCGCGCGCGCCGGGCCACCTATATGAGTCCCGCGCGCCGGATTGCCGGCTTTCGGCCGGCGCCCGTCGACGAGGCGCTCGCGACGCTGGTCACCCGGTATCTACGGACATACGGGCCGGCGACCCCGGCACATTTCGCGCGCTGGCTGGGCGCCTCGCCCGCCTGGGCGGCGGGGCTCTTCACCCGCTTCGCGGGTCTCATCGAGCCGGTCGACTTCGACGGCGTCGAGGCCTGGGTCGCCCTGGGCGACACCACGTTCGAGGGCCGACGGTACGGCGGGCTGCGGCTGTTGCCGTACTTCGACGCGTACCTGATCGGGTGTTCTCCGCGGGCGACCCTGTTTCCCGGGCGGGCGGGTGAGCGGGCGTTGACCAACGGTCAGGCGGGTAACGTGCCGGCGCTGCTGGTCGACGGGGTCGTCGCGGGTGTCTGGCATCAGCGCAGGTCGGGGCGCCGGATCGCGGTGACGGTCGAGCCGTTCGTCCCGCTGGGCGCGCGGCTGCTGCGGCTGCTGGACGCCGAGGTCGACCGGATCGCCGAGATCCTGGAGGGCCGGGCGGAGCTGACCGTCGGACCCGTCACCGTGGGTCCGCACGCGTGA
- a CDS encoding GNAT family N-acetyltransferase gives MTSLERLHERHAAALLRFERENRAFFARTVPDRGDDYFAGFAARHADLLAEQATGLIHLHVLVDGHGAVLGRFNLVDVADGTAELGFRVAEHATGRGVATDGVRRVIELAADDYGLHTLVARAALDNAGSLGVLRRTGFTAVGEVLLAGQPGLRHVRALTPTRSGL, from the coding sequence ATGACCAGCCTCGAGCGACTCCACGAGCGGCACGCCGCCGCGCTGCTGCGTTTCGAGCGGGAGAACCGGGCGTTCTTCGCGCGCACTGTGCCGGACCGGGGCGACGACTACTTCGCCGGCTTCGCCGCGCGCCACGCGGACCTGCTCGCGGAGCAGGCCACCGGTCTGATCCACCTACACGTCCTGGTCGACGGGCACGGCGCGGTGCTGGGCCGCTTCAACCTCGTCGACGTCGCCGACGGCACCGCCGAGCTGGGCTTCCGGGTGGCCGAGCACGCGACCGGTCGTGGCGTGGCTACCGACGGCGTTCGCCGGGTCATCGAACTGGCCGCCGACGACTACGGCCTGCACACCCTGGTCGCCCGGGCCGCGCTGGACAACGCGGGCTCGCTCGGCGTGCTTCGGCGCACCGGCTTCACCGCGGTCGGCGAGGTGCTGCTCGCCGGGCAACCCGGTCTGCGGCATGTCCGCGCACTTACCCCCACTCGGTCAGGGCTCTGA
- a CDS encoding YciI family protein yields MTQYLISFSEGAMDHIPSAEIPDVGKAAQAVAQEAMDAGVWVFGGGLERQRASIVAPDGMVTDGPYPESKEVIGGLAVVDVPTHKEALTWAAKFAEACRCVQEVRQLGPDPELDAILREADTPR; encoded by the coding sequence ATGACGCAGTACCTGATTTCGTTCAGTGAAGGCGCGATGGACCACATCCCCAGCGCGGAGATTCCCGACGTAGGCAAGGCCGCGCAGGCGGTGGCCCAGGAGGCCATGGACGCTGGCGTGTGGGTGTTCGGCGGCGGACTCGAGCGCCAGAGGGCAAGCATCGTGGCCCCGGACGGGATGGTCACCGACGGCCCTTACCCGGAGTCCAAGGAGGTCATCGGCGGACTCGCGGTCGTCGACGTGCCCACGCACAAGGAAGCGCTGACCTGGGCCGCCAAGTTCGCCGAAGCCTGCCGCTGCGTGCAAGAGGTCCGCCAACTCGGCCCCGACCCCGAACTGGACGCAATCCTCCGCGAGGCGGACACCCCACGATGA
- a CDS encoding DLW-39 family protein — MLKKLLILTAVVGAAALIVKKVKASSDERALWHEATTSPDLR, encoded by the coding sequence ATGCTGAAGAAGCTCCTGATCCTTACCGCGGTTGTCGGCGCGGCCGCCCTGATCGTCAAGAAGGTCAAGGCGTCCAGCGACGAGCGCGCCCTGTGGCACGAGGCGACCACGTCGCCTGATCTGCGCTAG
- a CDS encoding DUF3566 domain-containing protein, with protein MPETQAKSGGPGSSATPVEEGSKTDGTPSAGREPAGRAAVPADAPTQPKFTRAPGMTPPPGEPTAESDAQTEPKRPAGPSVAKGSASVPIVTKGTSGATATPGQAAQPGRPGVIPSAKPGAGPQRAGEVPKRPAAATAASGSAAVGAARVSEAVRSARSAVSSAAARGPRRARLNLKRIDPWSVMKFAFAVSVVLFIVVVVATSVLYLSLDAMGVWQEVNTSLQSLVNASGGTDGAADGGFRITAWGVIGTSMLIGAVNVVLFTALATLGAFIYNVCADLVGGIELTLAERD; from the coding sequence ATGCCGGAGACACAGGCGAAGTCGGGGGGCCCGGGATCCTCGGCAACTCCGGTCGAAGAGGGGTCGAAGACGGACGGCACCCCCTCGGCCGGCCGCGAGCCCGCCGGGCGGGCGGCGGTACCCGCCGATGCCCCGACCCAACCGAAGTTCACCCGTGCGCCGGGCATGACCCCGCCGCCCGGTGAGCCGACCGCGGAAAGCGACGCGCAGACCGAGCCGAAGCGCCCCGCAGGCCCCTCGGTGGCGAAGGGTTCCGCCTCCGTGCCGATCGTCACGAAGGGCACGAGTGGCGCGACTGCCACGCCGGGCCAGGCGGCACAGCCCGGGCGCCCGGGTGTCATACCGTCGGCCAAGCCCGGCGCGGGCCCTCAGCGTGCCGGTGAGGTCCCCAAGCGGCCCGCCGCCGCCACGGCCGCGAGCGGCTCGGCGGCAGTCGGTGCCGCACGAGTGTCGGAGGCCGTCCGGTCTGCCCGCTCGGCGGTCAGCTCGGCCGCGGCCCGCGGCCCGCGCCGCGCCCGGCTGAACCTCAAGCGGATCGACCCCTGGTCCGTGATGAAGTTCGCCTTCGCCGTGTCGGTGGTCCTGTTCATCGTCGTGGTCGTCGCCACGTCGGTGCTCTACCTGTCGCTGGACGCCATGGGCGTCTGGCAGGAGGTCAACACCAGCCTCCAGAGCCTGGTGAACGCGAGCGGCGGCACCGACGGCGCGGCCGACGGCGGCTTCCGCATCACGGCCTGGGGCGTCATCGGCACCTCGATGCTGATCGGCGCGGTCAATGTGGTGCTCTTCACCGCGCTGGCCACGCTGGGCGCCTTCATCTACAACGTCTGCGCGGACCTGGTCGGCGGCATCGAGCTGACGCTCGCCGAGCGCGACTGA
- the gyrA gene encoding DNA gyrase subunit A, with protein MTDTPEIPAEEPQDEPGGGVSQRVEPVGLEVEMQRSYLDYAMSVIVGRALPDVRDGLKPVHRKILYAMYDAGFRPDRGYVKCARVVGDVMGNYHPHGDSSIYDALVRMGQPWSLRYPLIDGNGNFGSPGNDPPAAMRYTESKLSQLAMDMLRDIDEDTVDMQDNYDGRTKEPSILPARFPNLLVNGSEGIAVGMATKIPPHNLREIAAAVQWYLDHPEADEATTLEAVLEIVKGPDFPTRGLIVGQQAIQDAYRTGRGSIRMRAVVEVEEDARGRPCLVVTELPYQVNPDNLAERVAELVKEGKLTGIADIRDESSGRTGMRLILVLKRDAVAKVVLNNLYKHTQLQETFGANMLALVDGVPRTLNLAQFIRYYVEHQIEVIRRRTAYRLRKAEERAHILRGLVKALDMLDEVIALIRRSPTVEDSRQGLMQLLEVDEIQATAILDMQLRRLAALERQKIIDELAKIEIEIADLKDILAKPERQRAIVSDELAEIVARFGDDRKTQIIPFDGEVSMEDLITREDVVVTITRTGYAKRTKVDLYRSQRRGGKGVSGASLRQDDIVSHFFVISTHSWILFFTNKGRVYRAKAYELPEANRVAKGQHVANLLAFLPDEHIAQVIQIPNYQVEPYLVLATKNGLVKKTRLEEFDSNRSGGIIAINLREDDELVGATLAAPDNDLLLVSKQAQAIRFNATDEALRPMGRATSGVIGMRFSEDDQLLAMEVVREGLDVLVATNGGYAKRTPIEEYPVQGRGGKGVLTAKITERRGGLVGALVIDPEDELFAITSNGGVIRTPVKPVRRTRDRNTMGVKLMDLPEGVTIVALARNADEPDEQD; from the coding sequence GTGACGGATACTCCCGAGATCCCCGCCGAGGAACCGCAGGACGAGCCCGGCGGCGGCGTGAGCCAGCGCGTAGAGCCGGTCGGCCTCGAGGTCGAGATGCAGCGCTCGTACCTCGACTACGCGATGAGCGTCATCGTCGGCCGAGCCCTGCCCGACGTGCGCGACGGCCTCAAGCCGGTGCACCGCAAGATCCTCTACGCGATGTACGACGCCGGCTTCCGGCCCGACCGCGGCTACGTCAAGTGCGCACGCGTCGTCGGCGACGTCATGGGTAACTACCACCCGCACGGCGACTCCTCGATCTACGACGCCCTGGTCCGGATGGGTCAGCCGTGGTCGCTGCGCTACCCGCTGATCGACGGCAACGGCAACTTCGGCTCGCCGGGCAACGACCCGCCGGCCGCCATGCGGTACACCGAGTCGAAGCTCTCGCAGCTGGCGATGGACATGCTGCGCGACATCGACGAGGACACCGTCGACATGCAGGACAACTACGACGGCCGGACCAAGGAGCCGTCGATCCTGCCGGCGCGGTTCCCCAACCTGCTCGTCAACGGCTCCGAGGGCATCGCCGTCGGCATGGCCACCAAGATCCCGCCGCACAACCTGCGGGAGATCGCGGCGGCCGTGCAGTGGTACCTGGACCACCCGGAGGCGGACGAGGCCACCACGCTCGAGGCGGTTCTCGAGATCGTCAAGGGACCCGACTTCCCCACCCGGGGCCTGATCGTCGGTCAGCAGGCGATTCAGGACGCCTACCGCACCGGCCGCGGTTCGATCCGGATGCGCGCCGTCGTGGAGGTCGAGGAGGACGCCCGCGGCCGGCCGTGCCTCGTGGTCACCGAGCTGCCGTACCAGGTGAACCCCGACAACCTCGCCGAGCGGGTCGCCGAGCTGGTCAAGGAGGGCAAGCTCACCGGCATCGCGGACATCCGGGACGAGTCGTCCGGGCGTACCGGAATGCGGTTGATCCTGGTCCTCAAGCGCGACGCCGTCGCGAAGGTCGTGCTGAACAACCTGTACAAGCACACGCAGCTACAGGAGACGTTCGGCGCGAACATGCTGGCGCTGGTCGACGGCGTGCCCCGCACGCTGAACCTGGCCCAGTTCATCCGCTACTACGTCGAGCACCAGATCGAGGTCATCCGCCGGCGCACCGCGTACCGGCTGCGCAAGGCCGAGGAGCGCGCGCACATCCTGCGCGGCCTGGTCAAGGCCCTCGACATGCTCGACGAGGTGATCGCCCTGATCCGGCGCTCGCCGACGGTCGAGGACTCGCGCCAGGGCCTGATGCAGCTGCTCGAGGTCGACGAGATCCAGGCCACCGCGATCCTGGACATGCAGCTGCGGCGCCTGGCGGCGCTGGAGCGGCAGAAGATCATCGACGAGCTCGCCAAGATCGAGATTGAGATCGCCGATCTCAAGGACATCCTGGCCAAGCCGGAGCGGCAGCGTGCGATCGTCTCGGACGAGCTCGCCGAGATCGTGGCCCGTTTCGGAGATGACCGAAAGACCCAGATCATCCCGTTCGATGGTGAGGTCTCCATGGAGGACCTCATCACGCGCGAGGACGTTGTGGTGACCATCACACGTACCGGTTACGCGAAGCGCACGAAGGTCGATCTGTACCGGTCGCAGCGGCGCGGCGGCAAGGGCGTGAGCGGGGCATCCCTGCGCCAGGACGACATCGTCAGCCACTTCTTCGTCATCTCGACGCACTCCTGGATCTTGTTCTTTACGAACAAGGGACGGGTCTACCGGGCCAAGGCGTACGAGCTGCCCGAGGCGAACCGGGTAGCGAAGGGCCAGCATGTCGCCAACCTGCTCGCCTTCCTGCCGGACGAGCACATCGCCCAGGTCATCCAGATCCCGAACTACCAGGTCGAGCCCTACCTTGTGCTCGCAACCAAGAATGGTCTTGTGAAGAAGACCCGCCTCGAAGAATTTGACTCCAACCGCAGCGGTGGCATCATCGCCATCAACCTGCGGGAGGATGACGAGTTGGTGGGAGCCACACTGGCCGCGCCGGACAATGACCTGCTCCTGGTCTCGAAGCAGGCGCAGGCCATCCGGTTCAACGCCACCGACGAGGCACTGCGCCCGATGGGGCGCGCGACCTCCGGTGTCATCGGCATGCGCTTCAGCGAGGACGACCAGCTCCTGGCGATGGAGGTGGTTCGTGAAGGCCTGGACGTTTTGGTCGCCACCAACGGCGGGTATGCGAAACGGACGCCGATCGAGGAGTATCCGGTGCAGGGCCGGGGCGGCAAGGGCGTGCTGACTGCCAAGATCACGGAGCGTCGTGGTGGGTTGGTCGGAGCGCTCGTGATCGACCCGGAGGATGAACTATTTGCCATCACCAGCAATGGTGGTGTCATCCGGACTCCCGTGAAGCCTGTACGGCGCACGCGGGATCGGAACACAATGGGGGTCAAGCTGATGGACCTCCCAGAAGGTGTAACCATCGTGGCGCTTGCTCGCAATGCCGACGAGCCTGACGAACAGGACTAG